From one Culex quinquefasciatus strain JHB chromosome 3, VPISU_Cqui_1.0_pri_paternal, whole genome shotgun sequence genomic stretch:
- the LOC6049998 gene encoding CLIP domain-containing serine protease 14D, with amino-acid sequence MAVNRCLLTVLLVGIAACQAVELYESCTDGAGVKGLCVPLKSCSAISALLMRKNYTDSERNYIKNSNCGMLDAARMVCCPLPGMLKARFSAPASLPALGTCGQTSDNRIVGGSIAQLDEYPWLARIQYYKSNKRFGFHCGGVLINERYVLTAAHCIQSVPSSWTVYKIRLGEYDSQQDPECSYHDEEDCADSVRDVLVSSYYVHEDYFQENGADYNDLALIRLMQPVEYTSFIQPICLPTTEDLKNLDVEGLKMTVAGWGQTENKTASRYKMYLEVPSWNNDRCGEAFSSVNVDIIETQLCAGGVKGQDSCRGDSGGPLMKTERVGGKVAWFLKGIVSFGTEKCGTENVPGVYTRISKYMDWILENIEE; translated from the exons ATGGCGGTTAATCGGTGTCTTTTGACGGTGCTCCTCGTTGGGATCGCTGCTTGCCAAGCAG TTGAGCTGTACGAATCATGCACGGATGGTGCCGGGGTCAAGGGACTCTGCGTTCCCCTGAAGTCATGCTCCGCGATCAGTGCCCTGTTGATGCGCAAAAATTACACCGACAGTGAGCGGAACTACATCAAGAACTCCAACTGTGGTATGCTGGATGCAGCCCGGATGGTTTGCTGTCCGTTGCCAGGCATGTTGAAGGCCCGGTTCAGCGCACCAGCCAGTCTGCCTGCCCTGGGAACGTGCGGCCAAACGTCCGACAACCGAATCGTGGGTGGTAGCATTGCTCAGCTGGACGAGTACCCGTGGCTGGCGAGGATCCAGTACTACAAGT CAAACAAACGATTCGGCTTCCACTGCGGTGGTGTCCTCATCAACGAGCGTTACGTGCTCACGGCAGCTCACTGCATCCAGAGTGTTCCATCCTCTTGGACGGTTTACAAGATTCGGCTGGGCGAATACGACTCCCAGCAAGATCCAGAGTGCAGTTACCATGACGAGGAGGATTGTGCCGATTCGGTGCGTGACGTTTTGGTGTCGTCTTACTACGTTCACGAGGACTACTTCCAGGAGAATGGTGCCGATTACAACGATTTGGCGCTAATCCGGTTGATGCAACCGGTTGAGTACACTTCGTTCATCCAGCCCATATGTCTACCAACCACGGAAGACCTTAAAAATCTAGACGTCGAAGGACTTAAAATGACGGTCGCCGGATGGGGCCAAACGGAAAATAAGACAGCTAGTCGATACAAGATGTACCTGGAAGTCCCCAGCTGGAACAATGACCGGTGCGGCGAAGCATTCAGCTCGGTCAACGTGGACATCATCGAAACTCAGCTGTGCGCCGGTGGAGTCAAAGGGCAGGACTCCTGCCGCGGTGATTCCGGAGGACCACTTATGAAGACGGAACGCGTCGGAGGAAAGGTAGCGTGGTTTCTTAAGGGTATCGTTAGCTTCGGAACGGAAAAGTGCGGAACCGAAAATGTTCCCGGAGTCTACACCAGAATCAGCAAATATATGGACTGGATTCTGGAAAATATAGAAGAATAA
- the LOC6049997 gene encoding uncharacterized protein LOC6049997, producing MRSLWPLIILFAYGVAMIDAGRGRGGGGGGPRPSVGMSYNASCINPNDEAGHCVLVQECKLVLSVLRKETLTNDDVAFLYSSECGKLEGKSLVCCPSYSIAGNHSHSQLDPVNRVDQAVQGQGHEVTEQESKPVQDQWSLLPQPGDCGIQPSYQLFGENFTKLDEQPWTALVHYGNKPYEFSFECGGALISSRYVLTAAHCVTNRTRWNKLTVRLGEWDTESTVDCISIGDFSEFYCADPAIDVAVESVLVHEQYARHHRPQLNDIALLRLAEPVATSSWVRPVCLPERSVAAKGDDQVFTLAGWGNNGCGNTSRYKVRSKLNALSQEQCKGNLPAGFRRANEYLCTVAVNEGDKCHADSGGAVTSTRQVAGVGVVHELAGILNHMKECQASKPIGIFTNVGQYTEWIVSKLEQFPSFHDPTKLVCEVSALSRIGKYPISVAICVLAHLPVRKLVVVLLFCSDHSRQRRRVTTSATVIGSVLAGHWHRGNRSARSCPAMANVVLVLVAAALTGFLQGSSTVVAQYWSSCKTPVNEVGSCVLVAECNFIRQVLQKPILGQNDIRFIEASRCGIKDRKALVCCAKPSGSPPAGSSPPVAQPVTSRIDQAPSNVDKRHLLPKSPVCGVQYSDRIVGGERTKIDEYPWTARVQHFDNRYGETKFHCGGSLINEFYVLTAAHCVSGIPRHWTVNAVRLGEWNTATDPDCGEDPDDCYDRVQDIDVAKIVQHENFINTKTEVHNDIALLRLARKVVYSDTVVPICLPLDGSFASRPYDSLKMFVAGWGQTEDASGSQFKLYVALKGVPVERCRAEFPTARIDDRQICAGGEAGKDSCKGDSGGPLMDLVVSQGQAVYYLAGVVSFGKQCGLAGVPGVYTKVNRFGDWILNHLEP from the exons ATGAGAAGTTTGTGGCCGTTAATTATATTATTTGCGTATGGCGTTGCGATGATTGACGCAGGTCGTGGCagaggcggcggcggcggcggtcctCGGCCAAGTGTTGGAA TGTCGTACAACGCAAGCTGCATCAACCCAAACGACGAGGCCGGCCACTGTGTCCTGGTGCAGGAGTGCAAGCTCGTCCTGTCGGTGCTGCGAAAGGAAACTCTTACCAACGACGATGTGGCATTTCTGTACAGCAGTGAATGTGGCAAGCTGGAGGGCAAAAGTCTAGTCTGCTGTCCGAGCTATTCCATTGCCGGCAATCACAGTCACAGCCAGCTCGACCCCGTTAACCGAGTGGATCAGGCGGTTCAGGGCCAGGGTCACGAGGTCACCGAGCAGGAATCCAAACCAGTGCAGGACCAGTGGAGCTTGCTGCCACAGCCTGGGGACTGTGGGATCCAACCGAGCTATCAACTATTTGGAGAGAATTTCACCAAGCTGGACGAGCAACCGTGGACGGCGCTGGTTCACTACGGCAATAAAC CGTACGAGTTCAGTTTCGAGTGTGGAGGTGCCCTCATCAGCTCACGTTACGTGCTCACCGCAGCCCACTGCGTTACCAACAGAACCAGATGGAACAA ACTGACGGTGCGCCTCGGCGAGTGGGACACCGAATCGACGGTGGATTGCATCTCCATCGGAGACTTTAGCGAGTTCTACTGCGCCGATCCGGCCATAGACGTGGCCGTCGAAAGCGTGCTTGTCCACGAGCAGTACGCCCGCCATCATCGGCCCCAGCTGAATGACATTGCACTGCTACGGCTGGCGGAACCCGTCGCCACGAGTTCGTGGGTTCGTCCGGTGTGCCTGCCGGAACGGTCCGTGGCGGCCAAGGGCGATGACCAGGTGTTTACGCTGGCCGGATGGGGGAACAACGGGTGTG GTAACACGAGCCGTTACAAGGTTCGGTCCAAGTTAAACGCGCTTAGCCAGGAGCAGTGCAAGGGCAATCTTCCGGCAGGCTTCCGAAGGGCCAACGAGTACCTCTGTACGGTTGCGGTCAACGAGGGTGACAAATGTCACGCGGATTCCGGTGGAGCCGTGACCAGTACACGGCAAGTTGCGGGCGTTGGAGTAGTTCACGAGCTGGCCGGAATCCTGAACCATATGAAGGAGTGTCAAGCCAGCAAGCCAATTGGCATTTTCACCAACGTGGGACAGTACACCGAGTGGATTGTAAGCAAATTGGAACAAT TCCCATCATTTCACGACCCAACTAAACTGGTTTGCGAAGTGAGTGCCCTCTCTCGGATCGGGAAATATCCAATCTCTGTGGCTATATGTGTGTTAGCACACTTACCGGTGCGCAAACTGGTTGTTGTGCTTTTGTTTTGTTCAGATCATTCGCGTCAACGACGCCGGGTGACGACCAGTGCCACGGTCATCGGTTCAGTATTAGCAGGGCATTGGCATAGAGGAAACCGATCTGCTCGATCGTGTCCAGCAATGGCAAACGTTGTTTTGGTTCTGGTTGCAGCCGCCCTAACCGGCTTCTTGCAGGGTTCCAGTACCGTAGTGGCGCAGT ATTGGTCCAGCTGCAAGACGCCTGTCAATGAAGTGGGATCATGCGTCCTGGTAGCGGAATGCAACTTTATTCGCCAGGTGCTTCAGAAACCTATTCTGGGCCAGAATGATATCCGATTCATCGAGGCTAGCCGATGTGGTATCAAGGACAGGAAGGCTCTGGTATGTTGTGCCAAGCCTTCAGGATCTCCGCCAGCGGGCTCGTCTCCTCCGGTTGCTCAACCGGTTACATCTAGGATCGACCAAGCTCCCTCAAACGTGGACAAACGCCACTTACTGCCCAAATCTCCCGTATGTGGAGTTCAGTACAGTGACCGAATTGTGGGTGGAGAGCGGACAAAAATTGACGAATATCCCTGGACAGCACGTGTTCAACACTTTGATAATCGCT ATGGGGAGACTAAATTCCACTGTGGAGGATCGCTGATCAACGAGTTTTATGTGCTGACCGCGGCCCATTGCGTCTCGGGGATTCCCCGCCACTGGACTGT TAACGCCGTTCGCTTGGGCGAATGGAACACCGCCACCGATCCGGACTGTGGTGAGGATCCGGACGACTGCTACGACCGGGTGCAGGATATCGACGTTGCCAAGATCGTGCAGCACGAGAACTTTATCAACACTAAAACCGAAGTGCATAATGATATCGCGCTGTTGCGGTTGGCCCGGAAGGTCGTCTACTCGGATACGGTGGTGCCGATCTGCTTGCCGCTGGATGGTAGCTTTGCCAGCAGGCCGTACGATTCGCTGAAGATGTTCGTTGCAGGATGGGGACAGACGGAAGATG CTAGCGGTAGTCAGTTCAAGCTGTACGTCGCGCTGAAGGGCGTCCCGGTGGAGCGTTGTCGCGCCGAATTCCCAACTGCGCGCATTGACGACCGGCAGATCTGTGCCGGTGGCGAAGCCGGCAAGGATTCCTGCAAGGGAGACTCGGGCGGACCGCTGATGGACCTGGTCGTATCCCAGGGACAGGCCGTTTACTATCTGGCCGGGGTGGTCAGCTTTGGCAAGCAGTGTGGACTGGCGGGCGTTCCGGGGGTGTACACCAAGGTGAACCGGTTTGGCGATTGGATTCTGAACCATCTGGAGCCGTGA